The Cynocephalus volans isolate mCynVol1 chromosome 2, mCynVol1.pri, whole genome shotgun sequence genome window below encodes:
- the EXTL3 gene encoding exostosin-like 3 isoform X1, with the protein MTGYTMLRNGGVGNGGQTCMLRWSSRIRLTWLSFTLFIILVFFPLIAHYYLTTLDEADEAGKRIFGPRAGNELCEVKHVLDLCRIRESVSEELLQLEAKRQELNSEIAKLNLKIEACKKSIENAKQDLLQLKNVISQTEHSYKELMAQNQPKLSLPIRLLPEKDDAGLPPPKVIRGCRLHNCFDYSRCPLTSGFPVYVYDSDQFAFGSYLEPLVKQAFQATARSSVYVTENADIACLYVVLVGEMQEPAVLQPADLEKQLYSLPHWRTDGHNHVIINLSRKSDTQNLLYNVSTGRAMVAQSTFYAAQYRPGFDLVVSPLVHAMSEPNFMEIPPQVPVKRKYLFTFQGEKIESLRSSLQEARSFEEEMEGDPPADYDDRIIATLKAVQDSKLDQVLVEFTCKNQPKPSLPTEWALCGEREDRLELLKLSTFALIITPGDPHLIVSSGCATRLFEALEVGAVPVVLGEQVQLPYQDMLQWSEAALVVPKPRVTEVHFLLRSLSDSDLLAMRRQGRFLWETYFSTADSIFNTVLAMIRTRIQIPAAPIQEEAAAEIPHRSGKAAGTDPNMADNGDLDLGPVETEPPYASPKYLRNFTLTVTDFYRSWNSAPGPFHLFPHTPFDPVLPSEAKFLGSGTGFRPIGGGAGGSGKEFQAALGGNVPREQFTVVMLTYEREEVLMNSLERLNGLPYLNKVVVVWNSPKLPSEDLLWPDIGVPIMVVRTEKNSLNNRFLPWNEIETEAILSIDDDAHLRHDEIMFGFRVWRESRDRIVGFPGRYHAWDVPHQSWLYNSNYSCELSMVLTGAAFFHKYYAYLYSYVMPQAIRDMVDEYINCEDIAMNFLVSHITRKPPIKVTSRWTFRCPGCPQALSHDDSHFHERHKCINFFVKVYGYMPLLYTQFRVDSVLFKTRLPHDKTKCFKFI; encoded by the exons ATGACAGGCTATACCATGTTGCGCAATGGGGGAGTGGGGAACGGAGGCCAGACCTGTATGTTAAGGTGGTCCAGCCGTATCCGCCTCACATGGCTCAGCTTTACGCTCTTCATCATCCTGGTTTTCTTCCCTCTCATTGCTCACTACTATCTCACCACTCTGGACGAGGCTGATGAGGCAGGCAAGCGGATTTTTGGCCCCCGGGCGGGTAATGAGCTATGTGAGGTAAAGCATGTGCTGGATCTGTGCCGCATTCGCGAGTCTGTAAGTGAAGAGCTTTTACAGCTGGAAGCCAAGCGACAAGAGCTGAACAGTGAAATCGCCAAGCTGAATCTGAAGATTGAAGCCTGTAAGAAGAGTATTGAGAATGCCAAGCAGGACCTGCTTCAGCTCAAGAATGTCATTAGCCAGACTGAGCATTCTTACAAAGAGCTCATGGCCCAGAATCAGCCCAAGCTTTCTCTGCCGATCCGGTTGCTCCCAGAGAAGGACGATGCTGGCCTCCCTCCCCCAAAGGTCATTCGGGGTTGCCGGCTACACAACTGTTTTGATTATTCTCGTTGCCCACTCACCTCTGGCTTTCCAGTCTATGTTTATGACAGTGATCAGTTTGCCTTTGGTAGCTACCTGGAACCCTTGGTCAAGCAGGCTTTTCAGGCTACAGCACGATCCAGCGTTTATGTTACAGAGAATGCAGACATTGCCTGCCTGTATGTGGTATTAGTGGGAGAAATGCAGGAGCCAGCAGTGTTGCAGCCTGCCGACCTGGAGAAGCAGTTGTATTCCCTGCCGCACTGGCGGACAGATGGACACAACCATGTCATCATCAATCTGTCACGGAAGTCAGACACACAGAATTTACTCTACAATGTTAGTACGGGCCGAGCCATGGTGGCTCAGTCCACTTTCTATGCTGCCCAGTACAGACCCGGCTTTGACTTGGTAGTATCACCACTAGTCCATGCCATGTCTGAACCCAACTTCATGGAAATCCCACCGCAGGTGCCAGTTAAGCGGAAATATCTCTTCACCTTCCAGGGTGAGAAGATTGAATCCCTGAGGTCCAGTCTTCAGGAGGCCCGCTCCTTTGAAGAAGAGATGGAAGGCGACCCTCCAGCCGACTATGACGATCGGATCATTGCCACCCTAAAGGCTGTACAGGACAGCAAGCTAGATCAGGTCTTGGTGGAATTTACCTGCAAAAACCAGCCTAAGCCCAGTCTGCCTACTGAGTGGGCATTGTGTGGAGAACGGGAGGACCGCTTAGAATTACTGAAGCTTTCCACCTTTGCCCTCATTATCACTCCTGGGGACCCTCATTTGATTGTCTCATCTGGGTGTGCAACACGGCTTTTTGAAGCCCTGGAAGTCGGTGCTGTCCCAGTTGTGCTGGGGGAGCAAGTACAGCTTCCGTATCAGGACATGCTGCAGTGGAGTGAGGCGGCCCTGGTGGTGCCCAAGCCACGTGTTACTGAGGTTCACTTCCTGTTACGAAGTCTCTCTGATAGTGATCTACTGGCTATGAGGCGGCAAGGCCGCTTTCTCTGGGAGACTTACTTCTCCACCGCTGACAGTATTTTTAATACCGTGCTGGCTATGATTCGGACTCGCATTCAGATCCCAGCTGCTCCCATCCAGGAAGAGGCAGCAGCTGAGATCCCCCATCGTTCAGGCAAGGCGGCTGGAACTGACCCCAACATGGCTGACAATGGGGACCTGGACCTGGGGCCAGTGGAAACAGAGCCACCCTATGCCTCACCCAAATACCTCCGCAACTTTACTTTGACTGTCACTGACTTTTACCGCAGCTGGAACTCAGCTCCAGGGCCTTTCCATCTTTTCCCCCACACCCCTTTTGACCCTGTGTTGCCCTCAGAGGCCAAATTCTTGGGTTCAGGGACTGGATTTCGGCCTATTGGTGGTGGAGCTGGGGGTTCTGGCAAGGAGTTTCAGGCAGCACTTGGAGGCAACGTTCCCCGAGAGCAGTTCACAGTAGTGATGTTGACTTACGAGCGGGAGGAAGTGCTTATGAACTCTTTAGAGAGACTGAATGGCCTCCCTTACCTGAACAAGGTAGTGGTGGTGTGGAATTCTCCCAAGCTACCCTCAGAGGACCTTCTGTGGCCTGACATTGGCGTCCCCATCATG GTGGTCCGTACTGAGAAGAACAGTCTGAACAATCGATTCCTGCCCTGGAATGAAATTGAGACTGAGGCCATCCTGTCTATCGATGATGATGCTCACCTCCGCCACGATGAAATCATGTTTGGGTTTCG ggtgtggagagaatcACGGGACCGCATTGTGGGCTTTCCTGGCCGTTACCATGCATGGGATGTCCCTCATCAGTCCTGGCTCTACAACTCCAACTACTCCTGTGAACTGTCCATGGTGCTGACAGGTGCTGCCTTCTTTCACAAG TATTATGCCTACCTGTATTCTTATGTGATGCCCCAGGCCATCCGAGACATGGTGGATGAATACATCAACTGTGAGGACATTGCCATGAACTTCCTGGTCTCCCACATCACTCGGAAGCCCCCCATCAAG GTGACCTCCCGCTGGACTTTCCGATGCCCAGGATGCCCTCAGGCCCTGTCCCACGATGACTCCCACTTTCACGAGCGGCACAAGTGCATCAACTTCTTTGTCAAGGTGTATGGCTACATGCCCCTCCTGTACACTCAGTTCAGGGTAGACTCTGTGCTCTTCAAGACCCGCTTGCCCCATGACAAGACCAAGTGCTTCAAGTTCATCTAG
- the EXTL3 gene encoding exostosin-like 3 isoform X2 has protein sequence MTGYTMLRNGGVGNGGQTCMLRWSSRIRLTWLSFTLFIILVFFPLIAHYYLTTLDEADEAGKRIFGPRAGNELCEVKHVLDLCRIRESVSEELLQLEAKRQELNSEIAKLNLKIEACKKSIENAKQDLLQLKNVISQTEHSYKELMAQNQPKLSLPIRLLPEKDDAGLPPPKVIRGCRLHNCFDYSRCPLTSGFPVYVYDSDQFAFGSYLEPLVKQAFQATARSSVYVTENADIACLYVVLVGEMQEPAVLQPADLEKQLYSLPHWRTDGHNHVIINLSRKSDTQNLLYNVSTGRAMVAQSTFYAAQYRPGFDLVVSPLVHAMSEPNFMEIPPQVPVKRKYLFTFQGEKIESLRSSLQEARSFEEEMEGDPPADYDDRIIATLKAVQDSKLDQVLVEFTCKNQPKPSLPTEWALCGEREDRLELLKLSTFALIITPGDPHLIVSSGCATRLFEALEVGAVPVVLGEQVQLPYQDMLQWSEAALVVPKPRVTEVHFLLRSLSDSDLLAMRRQGRFLWETYFSTADSIFNTVLAMIRTRIQIPAAPIQEEAAAEIPHRSGKAAGTDPNMADNGDLDLGPVETEPPYASPKYLRNFTLTVTDFYRSWNSAPGPFHLFPHTPFDPVLPSEAKFLGSGTGFRPIGGGAGGSGKEFQAALGGNVPREQFTVVMLTYEREEVLMNSLERLNGLPYLNKVVVVWNSPKLPSEDLLWPDIGVPIMVVRTEKNSLNNRFLPWNEIETEAILSIDDDAHLRHDEIMFGFRVWRESRDRIVGFPGRYHAWDVPHQSWLYNSNYSCELSMVLTGAAFFHKAIRDMVDEYINCEDIAMNFLVSHITRKPPIKVTSRWTFRCPGCPQALSHDDSHFHERHKCINFFVKVYGYMPLLYTQFRVDSVLFKTRLPHDKTKCFKFI, from the exons ATGACAGGCTATACCATGTTGCGCAATGGGGGAGTGGGGAACGGAGGCCAGACCTGTATGTTAAGGTGGTCCAGCCGTATCCGCCTCACATGGCTCAGCTTTACGCTCTTCATCATCCTGGTTTTCTTCCCTCTCATTGCTCACTACTATCTCACCACTCTGGACGAGGCTGATGAGGCAGGCAAGCGGATTTTTGGCCCCCGGGCGGGTAATGAGCTATGTGAGGTAAAGCATGTGCTGGATCTGTGCCGCATTCGCGAGTCTGTAAGTGAAGAGCTTTTACAGCTGGAAGCCAAGCGACAAGAGCTGAACAGTGAAATCGCCAAGCTGAATCTGAAGATTGAAGCCTGTAAGAAGAGTATTGAGAATGCCAAGCAGGACCTGCTTCAGCTCAAGAATGTCATTAGCCAGACTGAGCATTCTTACAAAGAGCTCATGGCCCAGAATCAGCCCAAGCTTTCTCTGCCGATCCGGTTGCTCCCAGAGAAGGACGATGCTGGCCTCCCTCCCCCAAAGGTCATTCGGGGTTGCCGGCTACACAACTGTTTTGATTATTCTCGTTGCCCACTCACCTCTGGCTTTCCAGTCTATGTTTATGACAGTGATCAGTTTGCCTTTGGTAGCTACCTGGAACCCTTGGTCAAGCAGGCTTTTCAGGCTACAGCACGATCCAGCGTTTATGTTACAGAGAATGCAGACATTGCCTGCCTGTATGTGGTATTAGTGGGAGAAATGCAGGAGCCAGCAGTGTTGCAGCCTGCCGACCTGGAGAAGCAGTTGTATTCCCTGCCGCACTGGCGGACAGATGGACACAACCATGTCATCATCAATCTGTCACGGAAGTCAGACACACAGAATTTACTCTACAATGTTAGTACGGGCCGAGCCATGGTGGCTCAGTCCACTTTCTATGCTGCCCAGTACAGACCCGGCTTTGACTTGGTAGTATCACCACTAGTCCATGCCATGTCTGAACCCAACTTCATGGAAATCCCACCGCAGGTGCCAGTTAAGCGGAAATATCTCTTCACCTTCCAGGGTGAGAAGATTGAATCCCTGAGGTCCAGTCTTCAGGAGGCCCGCTCCTTTGAAGAAGAGATGGAAGGCGACCCTCCAGCCGACTATGACGATCGGATCATTGCCACCCTAAAGGCTGTACAGGACAGCAAGCTAGATCAGGTCTTGGTGGAATTTACCTGCAAAAACCAGCCTAAGCCCAGTCTGCCTACTGAGTGGGCATTGTGTGGAGAACGGGAGGACCGCTTAGAATTACTGAAGCTTTCCACCTTTGCCCTCATTATCACTCCTGGGGACCCTCATTTGATTGTCTCATCTGGGTGTGCAACACGGCTTTTTGAAGCCCTGGAAGTCGGTGCTGTCCCAGTTGTGCTGGGGGAGCAAGTACAGCTTCCGTATCAGGACATGCTGCAGTGGAGTGAGGCGGCCCTGGTGGTGCCCAAGCCACGTGTTACTGAGGTTCACTTCCTGTTACGAAGTCTCTCTGATAGTGATCTACTGGCTATGAGGCGGCAAGGCCGCTTTCTCTGGGAGACTTACTTCTCCACCGCTGACAGTATTTTTAATACCGTGCTGGCTATGATTCGGACTCGCATTCAGATCCCAGCTGCTCCCATCCAGGAAGAGGCAGCAGCTGAGATCCCCCATCGTTCAGGCAAGGCGGCTGGAACTGACCCCAACATGGCTGACAATGGGGACCTGGACCTGGGGCCAGTGGAAACAGAGCCACCCTATGCCTCACCCAAATACCTCCGCAACTTTACTTTGACTGTCACTGACTTTTACCGCAGCTGGAACTCAGCTCCAGGGCCTTTCCATCTTTTCCCCCACACCCCTTTTGACCCTGTGTTGCCCTCAGAGGCCAAATTCTTGGGTTCAGGGACTGGATTTCGGCCTATTGGTGGTGGAGCTGGGGGTTCTGGCAAGGAGTTTCAGGCAGCACTTGGAGGCAACGTTCCCCGAGAGCAGTTCACAGTAGTGATGTTGACTTACGAGCGGGAGGAAGTGCTTATGAACTCTTTAGAGAGACTGAATGGCCTCCCTTACCTGAACAAGGTAGTGGTGGTGTGGAATTCTCCCAAGCTACCCTCAGAGGACCTTCTGTGGCCTGACATTGGCGTCCCCATCATG GTGGTCCGTACTGAGAAGAACAGTCTGAACAATCGATTCCTGCCCTGGAATGAAATTGAGACTGAGGCCATCCTGTCTATCGATGATGATGCTCACCTCCGCCACGATGAAATCATGTTTGGGTTTCG ggtgtggagagaatcACGGGACCGCATTGTGGGCTTTCCTGGCCGTTACCATGCATGGGATGTCCCTCATCAGTCCTGGCTCTACAACTCCAACTACTCCTGTGAACTGTCCATGGTGCTGACAGGTGCTGCCTTCTTTCACAAG GCCATCCGAGACATGGTGGATGAATACATCAACTGTGAGGACATTGCCATGAACTTCCTGGTCTCCCACATCACTCGGAAGCCCCCCATCAAG GTGACCTCCCGCTGGACTTTCCGATGCCCAGGATGCCCTCAGGCCCTGTCCCACGATGACTCCCACTTTCACGAGCGGCACAAGTGCATCAACTTCTTTGTCAAGGTGTATGGCTACATGCCCCTCCTGTACACTCAGTTCAGGGTAGACTCTGTGCTCTTCAAGACCCGCTTGCCCCATGACAAGACCAAGTGCTTCAAGTTCATCTAG